One genomic region from Vibrio sp. STUT-A11 encodes:
- a CDS encoding family 1 glycosylhydrolase, which translates to MSSNVFPEGFMWGGATAANQFEGAWDVDGKGPSTSDMFSGGTHIVARRITRTIEEGVHYPSHEAIDFYHRFREDIALFAEMGFKTFRFSINWTRIFPTGMEREPNEAGLKFYEDVIDELKKYDIEPLVTISHYELPFGLTQEYNGWAGREVVDCYTRYAETLFKRFNGKVKYWLTFNEINIGTMPIGNYLGLGILNEGTEDFINQVDYPQLRFQALHHQFVASAKAVKLAHEINPENKVGCMICFLTTYPFTCNPEDIVLAQEHMKMHNYFCGDIQVRGQYPYYAKRYFEENNIEVKMEAGDAEILAEGTVDYYTLSYYMSNCVSADSSKETTSGNLMGGVKNPYLQASDWGWQIDPIGLRYTLNEIYARYEIPLMVVENGLGAFDKVEEDGSINDSYRIDYLKSHIEQMGEAVKDGVELWGYTPWGCIDLVSASTGEMEKRYGFIYVDKDNKGEGSLDRKKKASFDWYKQVIASNGSEL; encoded by the coding sequence ATGAGCAGCAACGTTTTTCCAGAAGGTTTTATGTGGGGTGGTGCAACGGCAGCAAACCAATTTGAAGGAGCTTGGGATGTCGATGGTAAGGGGCCAAGCACAAGTGATATGTTTAGCGGTGGGACTCATATCGTTGCGCGCCGAATCACTCGCACTATTGAAGAAGGTGTTCACTATCCTTCACATGAAGCCATCGACTTTTATCACCGCTTCAGAGAAGACATTGCGTTGTTTGCTGAAATGGGCTTTAAAACCTTCCGCTTTTCTATTAACTGGACCCGAATTTTCCCAACCGGTATGGAGCGGGAACCCAATGAAGCGGGTTTAAAGTTCTATGAGGACGTTATCGACGAGCTAAAAAAATACGATATTGAGCCGCTGGTTACTATCTCACATTACGAACTGCCGTTTGGTCTGACTCAAGAATACAACGGCTGGGCTGGCAGAGAAGTGGTTGATTGCTATACACGCTACGCGGAAACACTGTTTAAGCGCTTCAATGGCAAAGTGAAATATTGGTTAACTTTCAACGAAATCAACATCGGTACGATGCCTATCGGTAACTATTTAGGCTTGGGGATCCTTAACGAAGGTACCGAAGATTTTATCAATCAGGTCGACTACCCGCAGCTACGTTTCCAGGCGTTACACCATCAGTTTGTCGCCAGCGCAAAAGCGGTAAAACTGGCTCATGAGATCAACCCTGAGAACAAGGTCGGTTGTATGATCTGCTTCCTGACCACTTATCCATTCACCTGTAATCCGGAAGATATTGTGCTTGCTCAGGAACATATGAAAATGCACAACTACTTCTGCGGTGATATTCAGGTACGCGGTCAATATCCGTACTACGCGAAACGCTACTTCGAAGAAAATAACATTGAAGTGAAAATGGAAGCGGGCGATGCAGAGATTCTTGCTGAAGGAACCGTCGACTACTACACGCTAAGTTACTACATGTCGAACTGTGTTTCCGCGGATTCAAGTAAGGAAACGACTTCTGGTAACCTAATGGGCGGTGTTAAAAACCCATATTTGCAAGCCTCTGATTGGGGATGGCAAATTGACCCAATTGGTCTGCGTTACACACTGAATGAAATCTACGCTCGTTATGAGATTCCTTTGATGGTGGTTGAAAACGGTTTAGGTGCGTTCGATAAAGTTGAAGAGGATGGCTCAATCAACGATAGCTACCGTATTGATTACCTGAAATCGCACATTGAACAAATGGGAGAGGCGGTCAAAGACGGTGTCGAACTGTGGGGTTACACACCTTGGGGCTGTATTGACCTCGTGAGTGCTTCAACCGGTGAGATGGAAAAACGCTACGGCTTTATTTATGTCGATAAAGACAACAAGGGTGAAGGTAGCTTAGATCGTAAGAAAAAAGCCTCTTTCGACTGGTACAAACAAGTCATCGCGTCGAATGGTTCAGAGCTTTAA
- a CDS encoding AraC family transcriptional regulator, producing MYIVRSGAADKFDSLVSEYGQNPIEIMKQAGLSAAQFRDPDTYIANSRLAELLEAAALRCQESMFGVLLAQRQSFNALGDLPMLVARAETVREALRRANDYLYLQSSGVKFSMTPQDDWMKLALTIDTYSEQVTTQLMQVSVMQMARFVANLLNIDTNSFTLYLTQFGSLENRSGSSAPFPKIRFGEKFNGIMLKASLLDTRNHQDEDALDRHFQEHLKYLKNRYPDNLSDQARDMIGRLLPTGECSVEQVARALDMHPRMLQIRLKERGKNYSLLLRQVRQSLAERRLNENIQSITDIALQLGYAETAVFSRHFRQWTGKSPSQWRKDHQLQKVKER from the coding sequence ATGTATATCGTTAGAAGCGGTGCTGCAGACAAATTTGATAGTTTAGTTTCTGAGTACGGACAGAATCCTATAGAGATAATGAAACAGGCGGGACTTTCTGCTGCTCAGTTCCGCGATCCCGATACTTACATCGCTAACTCGAGGCTGGCCGAACTTCTGGAAGCCGCGGCGTTACGCTGTCAGGAATCGATGTTTGGCGTGTTACTGGCTCAACGGCAGAGCTTTAATGCCTTGGGTGACTTGCCTATGCTGGTTGCTCGTGCAGAAACGGTAAGGGAGGCTTTACGACGCGCTAACGATTACCTCTATTTGCAATCTTCCGGTGTGAAGTTCTCGATGACACCACAAGATGATTGGATGAAACTTGCTTTAACTATTGATACCTACAGTGAGCAAGTCACTACTCAGCTAATGCAGGTAAGTGTCATGCAAATGGCAAGGTTTGTAGCAAACTTGCTTAACATCGATACGAATAGCTTCACCCTATACTTAACTCAGTTTGGTAGTTTGGAAAACCGAAGTGGCAGCTCTGCTCCCTTCCCCAAGATTCGATTTGGTGAAAAATTTAACGGCATCATGCTTAAAGCAAGTCTGCTTGATACTCGAAACCATCAAGATGAAGACGCTCTAGATAGGCACTTTCAGGAGCATCTTAAATACCTGAAAAATCGCTATCCAGATAATCTGAGCGATCAAGCCAGAGATATGATCGGGCGGTTATTACCAACGGGAGAGTGCAGCGTTGAGCAGGTTGCCAGAGCATTAGATATGCACCCGAGAATGCTACAAATCCGATTAAAAGAGCGCGGGAAGAATTATAGCCTTCTCTTGAGACAAGTGAGGCAGAGCCTGGCGGAGCGTCGCCTTAATGAAAATATCCAAAGTATTACCGATATCGCCCTACAACTTGGCTATGCCGAAACGGCGGTATTCAGTCGTCATTTTCGTCAATGGACAGGGAAATCGCCGAGTCAATGGCGAAAAGATCATCAATTACAAAAAGTAAAAGAGCGCTAA
- a CDS encoding SDR family oxidoreductase — protein MELMNKTAIVTGAAGGIGQAIVGKLREQGANVLAVDISEQSLEVYKDADTKSLKSFSADVTDYQQVEAMVQYAVEHFGKLDIMINNAGIGLAKPLLEHDPVEDFEPVSKVNQNGVYYGILAAGRQFQAQGTPGVILNTSSVYAQMAAEMTFTYNVSKAAVDMMTKCAALELAPLGIRVCAIAPGRVDTPMLRQYEAIGLWEHIRKEQMRDTFTQTEEIANVVAFLVSEKANCINGCTVSASDGFENFKYPLLG, from the coding sequence ATGGAACTGATGAACAAAACGGCCATCGTCACTGGTGCCGCTGGTGGAATTGGTCAAGCCATCGTAGGCAAGCTACGTGAGCAAGGAGCGAACGTGCTGGCTGTCGACATTTCAGAGCAGTCGCTTGAAGTTTATAAAGACGCAGATACCAAGTCACTAAAGAGCTTTTCAGCGGATGTGACCGATTATCAGCAAGTTGAAGCAATGGTTCAGTATGCTGTCGAGCACTTCGGCAAGCTGGATATCATGATCAACAACGCTGGGATTGGTTTAGCGAAACCACTGCTAGAGCATGATCCAGTCGAAGATTTCGAGCCGGTTTCTAAAGTCAACCAAAACGGCGTTTACTACGGCATTTTGGCGGCAGGGCGTCAGTTTCAGGCACAAGGCACACCAGGTGTTATCCTTAATACCTCTTCTGTTTACGCGCAAATGGCGGCGGAAATGACGTTCACTTACAACGTGAGCAAAGCCGCGGTTGACATGATGACAAAATGTGCAGCCTTAGAACTTGCACCTCTGGGCATTCGTGTTTGCGCCATCGCACCGGGTCGCGTGGATACACCGATGTTACGCCAGTACGAAGCGATTGGCCTTTGGGAACACATCCGTAAAGAGCAGATGCGCGATACCTTTACTCAAACTGAAGAAATCGCCAACGTGGTTGCATTTTTGGTCAGCGAAAAAGCGAATTGCATCAACGGTTGTACCGTCAGTGCATCAGACGGTTTCGAGAATTTTAAATACCCACTACTGGGTTAA
- a CDS encoding 2,4'-dihydroxyacetophenone dioxygenase family protein codes for MSLPEVINHQDLLLTLNTNEESIIKDALPGVDVYPLFLDPENGTWVIRAKFKPGITLPKHFHTGVVHFYTLSGMWHYTEYPDQKQTAGSYLYEPGGSIHTFHCPEESGGADGFMVIQGANINFDQDGNFMNIMDAGWIEQVVVATAKAQGITPRYFKPGGLAVMSDQLGE; via the coding sequence ATGTCATTACCAGAAGTTATTAATCATCAAGATTTACTGTTAACCCTAAACACAAATGAAGAGTCGATCATCAAAGATGCACTGCCGGGGGTAGATGTTTACCCGTTGTTTCTGGACCCAGAGAACGGCACTTGGGTGATTCGAGCGAAGTTTAAGCCAGGAATTACACTACCTAAGCACTTCCACACAGGCGTGGTGCATTTCTATACGCTAAGCGGCATGTGGCATTACACAGAATACCCAGATCAAAAACAAACGGCTGGTAGCTACCTGTACGAGCCAGGCGGTTCTATCCACACATTCCACTGCCCAGAAGAGTCAGGCGGTGCAGATGGCTTTATGGTCATCCAAGGTGCAAACATCAACTTTGACCAAGATGGCAACTTCATGAACATCATGGATGCTGGCTGGATTGAGCAAGTTGTCGTTGCAACGGCTAAAGCCCAAGGCATCACGCCACGTTACTTCAAGCCGGGTGGTCTTGCAGTAATGAGCGATCAGCTTGGAGAGTAA
- a CDS encoding zinc-binding dehydrogenase: MTTMNSIVMQDGSVHLQQVDVPKPAAGQVLVRSLACGICGSDLHIARHTDEVFDVYRKLGVMPESMDDHTEVMLGHEFCAEIVEYGDETQQALPVGSRVTSVPILLSQNGAGVGVTPGIHGAYSEYFLLDEALLLPVPENVPSEAAALTEPLAVGLHAVNRSDIQTDEVALVVGCGPIGLAAITALHQRGVSNILAVDIQDEKLELAKEFGATRVVNPTKEDEVAVGAEVAAGSRLVIFECVGKHTLIDDFIRRSPAGARIVVTGIHTTPTSVNYAYATVKELDLRFSYYYQPQEFEQCLQAIAEGKVPWQKMLTAKVGMDGVEGAFTQLMTPNDHIKVVIEPWRNGELQVV; encoded by the coding sequence ATGACTACAATGAACAGCATCGTGATGCAAGATGGCAGCGTTCATTTGCAACAGGTGGATGTGCCTAAGCCAGCTGCGGGCCAAGTTCTTGTTCGTAGCTTGGCGTGTGGCATTTGTGGTTCTGACTTACACATTGCGCGACATACAGATGAAGTATTTGATGTTTACCGCAAGCTCGGTGTAATGCCAGAAAGCATGGATGACCATACTGAAGTTATGCTTGGTCATGAGTTTTGTGCGGAAATCGTAGAATACGGTGATGAAACACAACAAGCACTACCCGTTGGTAGTCGCGTGACTTCAGTACCAATCCTACTGAGCCAAAATGGCGCTGGTGTTGGCGTGACTCCGGGTATTCATGGTGCATACTCTGAATATTTCTTGCTTGATGAAGCGCTACTTCTGCCTGTTCCTGAGAATGTACCTTCAGAAGCTGCCGCGCTAACGGAACCACTCGCGGTTGGCTTACATGCGGTGAACCGCAGTGACATTCAAACTGATGAAGTTGCATTGGTTGTTGGGTGTGGCCCTATCGGACTTGCGGCTATTACTGCGCTACATCAACGTGGTGTCAGTAACATTCTGGCGGTTGATATTCAGGATGAAAAGCTGGAACTGGCAAAAGAATTTGGTGCGACACGAGTCGTCAATCCGACTAAGGAAGATGAAGTTGCAGTCGGTGCCGAAGTTGCAGCAGGTTCGCGTCTGGTTATCTTTGAGTGTGTAGGTAAACATACGTTGATCGATGACTTTATCCGCCGTTCTCCAGCTGGTGCTCGCATTGTTGTGACTGGTATTCATACCACACCAACCAGCGTCAACTACGCTTACGCGACGGTTAAAGAGCTTGATCTACGCTTTTCTTACTACTACCAACCACAGGAGTTTGAGCAATGTCTTCAAGCGATTGCGGAAGGCAAAGTGCCATGGCAGAAAATGCTGACAGCGAAAGTGGGTATGGATGGCGTTGAAGGTGCATTTACTCAACTTATGACACCAAACGATCACATTAAAGTTGTCATTGAACCTTGGCGAAATGGCGAGTTACAAGTCGTTTAA
- a CDS encoding DEAD/DEAH box helicase, with protein sequence MGFTSLGLSAPILKAIQEKGYDTPSPIQAQAIPAILEGKDVMAAAQTGTGKTAGFTLPILERLSNGPRVRSNHIRALILTPTRELAAQVQENVFMYSRHLPLTSAVVFGGVKINPQMLRLRKGADVLVATPGRLMDLYNQNAIKFDQLEVLVLDEADRMLDMGFIRDIRKILDLLPKQRQNLLFSATFSNEIRDLAKGLVNNPVEISVNPANSTARTVEQSIYPSDVKKKAPMLVKLINDGDWRQVLVFMRTKHGANRLAKFLAEQNLPAAAIHGNKSQGARTKALADFKSGAIRVLVATDIAARGIDIPQLPQVVNFELPKVAEDYVHRIGRTGRAGEVGKAISLVCAIEAPELFAIERLIQEVLPRKELDGFAPTNVVPESKLDTRPIKPKKPKKPKKPKAPQAEGSNTQPADKKASTSNGAGKPKRRFNGNGKGNNSGNKNGANQAGAAKPKGNREGQGRGANANPNGNKPSSNRNSNGGKPSGSRRPNNAKPSGNKPSGQRRQARSQPTN encoded by the coding sequence ATGGGTTTTACCTCGTTAGGTCTATCTGCTCCAATCCTTAAAGCTATTCAGGAAAAAGGCTACGATACCCCTTCTCCAATTCAGGCTCAGGCAATTCCGGCAATATTGGAAGGGAAAGACGTCATGGCAGCAGCACAGACTGGTACAGGTAAAACAGCAGGCTTTACACTGCCAATCCTGGAGCGTTTGTCCAATGGACCTCGCGTTCGTAGTAACCATATTCGCGCTTTAATCCTGACCCCTACCCGCGAGCTTGCCGCTCAGGTACAGGAAAACGTCTTCATGTACAGTCGCCACCTTCCGCTTACGAGCGCCGTGGTATTTGGTGGGGTGAAGATCAACCCGCAAATGCTTCGTCTGCGTAAAGGTGCGGATGTACTGGTCGCCACGCCTGGTCGACTGATGGACCTTTACAACCAGAACGCAATTAAGTTCGACCAACTGGAAGTACTGGTGCTGGACGAGGCGGACCGTATGTTAGATATGGGTTTTATTCGCGATATTCGTAAGATTCTTGATTTACTACCGAAGCAGCGTCAGAACCTGCTGTTCTCAGCGACCTTCTCAAATGAGATTCGTGACCTTGCGAAAGGTTTGGTGAACAACCCTGTCGAGATCTCAGTTAACCCGGCTAACTCTACCGCGAGAACGGTTGAACAAAGCATTTATCCATCAGACGTGAAGAAAAAAGCACCGATGCTGGTGAAGCTGATTAACGATGGTGACTGGCGACAAGTACTGGTATTCATGCGCACAAAACATGGCGCAAACCGCTTGGCTAAGTTCCTAGCAGAGCAAAATCTACCAGCAGCTGCGATTCATGGTAACAAGAGCCAAGGTGCGCGTACCAAAGCACTGGCTGATTTTAAATCGGGTGCGATTCGAGTACTGGTTGCGACTGACATCGCCGCTCGCGGTATTGATATTCCTCAGTTACCACAAGTTGTGAACTTTGAATTGCCAAAAGTGGCTGAAGATTACGTTCACCGCATTGGTCGTACTGGTCGTGCAGGCGAAGTGGGCAAAGCGATCTCGCTGGTTTGTGCGATTGAAGCGCCAGAATTATTTGCGATCGAGCGTTTGATCCAAGAAGTGTTGCCACGTAAAGAGCTTGATGGCTTCGCACCAACTAATGTTGTGCCAGAGTCAAAACTGGATACACGTCCGATTAAGCCGAAAAAACCAAAGAAACCTAAAAAACCAAAAGCACCTCAAGCGGAAGGCAGCAACACGCAACCTGCCGATAAAAAAGCCTCTACCTCTAACGGTGCTGGTAAACCTAAGCGCCGTTTCAATGGTAACGGCAAGGGTAATAACAGCGGCAACAAAAATGGCGCTAACCAAGCCGGAGCGGCTAAACCAAAAGGGAACCGTGAAGGCCAAGGGCGCGGTGCAAACGCTAACCCTAATGGCAACAAGCCAAGCAGTAACAGAAACAGCAATGGTGGCAAACCATCGGGTAGCCGCAGACCAAACAACGCAAAACCATCAGGCAATAAGCCATCAGGACAACGTCGTCAGGCGCGCTCGCAGCCTACCAACTAA
- a CDS encoding lipoate--protein ligase, producing MAAKNKLIRYVATEVSDVFDKEDELIAQVQSNQLSQVLLLWQVKSPTLVLPAGRKWPVSEVLLHALAESGWKLFSRKTGGAPVPQVPGIINLSHIYHWPVDQPYDIKKAYLDLCAILTVFFEQLGVKVDVHATPYSYCDGEYNLNIGGQKVVGTAQRVLLKKGGGKVVLSQACILIDANVDKIVEPVRLCNQLCGHSDDIRGDVHTPLFDHIKQRPSVDSLFQHLTSAFLEHARTGK from the coding sequence TTGGCTGCAAAGAATAAACTGATCCGTTATGTCGCAACGGAAGTCTCTGATGTTTTTGATAAAGAAGATGAGCTAATCGCCCAGGTTCAATCCAATCAACTGTCGCAAGTACTGCTCCTCTGGCAAGTCAAAAGCCCGACATTGGTGCTGCCAGCGGGGAGGAAATGGCCTGTCTCGGAAGTATTACTACACGCTTTGGCTGAGTCCGGCTGGAAGTTATTCTCACGTAAGACAGGCGGTGCACCTGTCCCTCAAGTACCGGGTATCATCAACCTATCTCACATCTATCATTGGCCAGTAGATCAACCCTACGACATAAAAAAAGCCTACCTCGATTTGTGCGCTATTTTAACGGTCTTTTTTGAACAACTTGGCGTTAAGGTCGACGTGCACGCGACGCCATACTCGTACTGTGATGGTGAGTATAATTTGAATATTGGAGGGCAAAAAGTCGTCGGAACCGCACAACGTGTGTTACTTAAAAAAGGCGGAGGAAAAGTCGTCTTATCCCAGGCTTGCATTCTGATTGATGCCAATGTCGACAAAATTGTTGAGCCAGTGCGACTGTGTAACCAACTTTGTGGTCACAGCGATGATATTCGAGGAGATGTCCACACCCCCCTATTCGATCACATAAAACAAAGGCCATCCGTTGACTCGCTATTCCAGCACTTGACCAGTGCGTTTCTGGAGCACGCTCGAACCGGTAAGTAG
- a CDS encoding YdcH family protein, producing MLGENHSLTHEFPEHLDTISHLSESDTSFAENVRNYNALDKEIRILELQGNPIDDHEMNMLKHNRAELKDWLHSRIMGS from the coding sequence ATGTTAGGTGAAAATCACTCATTAACTCATGAATTTCCAGAACACTTGGATACCATATCCCATCTGTCAGAAAGTGATACGTCCTTTGCTGAAAACGTGAGAAACTACAACGCTTTAGATAAAGAAATACGAATTTTGGAGCTGCAAGGCAACCCCATAGATGATCACGAGATGAACATGCTGAAGCATAATCGTGCTGAGCTGAAAGATTGGTTACATTCCAGGATTATGGGTTCATAG
- a CDS encoding cupin domain-containing protein — protein sequence MLNMNFTQRIVIETTQQAWFASPAPGVWRKPLEREAKESGHTTSIVKYEAGSRFATHYHPFGEEILVLEGVFSDENGDYPAGTYIRNPPGSHHAPFSNEGCVILVKLNQFDPQDLSEVRINTNKAEWLRGIGGLQVMPLHEFGHERVALVKWPKGEQFHAHQHFGGEEILVLAGELKDEFGVYPKHTWMRSPHLSEHTPFVEEETVIWVKTGHLPVEK from the coding sequence ATGTTGAATATGAATTTTACTCAGAGAATTGTGATTGAAACTACTCAACAAGCATGGTTTGCCAGCCCAGCGCCAGGTGTTTGGCGCAAGCCACTAGAACGTGAAGCGAAAGAATCAGGGCACACAACCAGTATTGTAAAATATGAAGCTGGATCACGCTTTGCGACGCACTACCACCCGTTCGGTGAGGAAATTTTAGTGCTTGAAGGCGTATTTTCTGATGAAAATGGCGATTACCCAGCTGGTACTTATATTCGCAACCCTCCAGGTAGCCATCATGCTCCGTTCAGTAACGAAGGGTGTGTCATTCTGGTAAAACTGAACCAGTTTGATCCGCAAGATCTTTCAGAAGTACGCATCAATACCAATAAGGCAGAGTGGCTCCGCGGAATTGGTGGCCTGCAAGTGATGCCTTTGCATGAATTTGGTCATGAACGTGTTGCGTTAGTGAAATGGCCGAAAGGAGAACAGTTTCATGCACACCAACACTTTGGTGGCGAAGAAATATTAGTTTTAGCTGGCGAGCTTAAAGATGAATTCGGAGTCTATCCCAAGCATACCTGGATGAGAAGTCCACATTTAAGTGAACACACTCCGTTTGTTGAAGAGGAAACGGTGATTTGGGTCAAGACCGGGCATCTGCCAGTTGAAAAATAA
- a CDS encoding beta-ketoacyl-ACP reductase, with protein MKNDKVAIVTGAARGIGRAICEQLLEDGFDVIGLDISPVEWSQSPQLTSYQVNLCDSKGVNEVVESIIQQHHRIDVLVNNAGITRDALLQDMLEKDWDSVIDVNLKAVFLLTQSVAPVMLNQGTGSIVNISSIVGTDGNIGQSNYAASKGGVISMSKGWAKELARKGAQIRVNCVAPGFIVTDMTKDLPEKVIKMMEGKTPLGRMGSVRDIANGVAFLASDKSEFITGQVLKIDGGLVL; from the coding sequence ATGAAAAATGACAAAGTAGCCATTGTCACGGGTGCCGCTCGCGGTATTGGGAGAGCGATTTGTGAGCAATTACTGGAAGATGGCTTTGATGTCATCGGGTTAGATATTTCTCCTGTCGAGTGGAGCCAGTCACCGCAGCTCACGAGCTATCAAGTCAACCTTTGTGACTCCAAAGGGGTTAATGAAGTTGTAGAGAGCATCATTCAGCAACATCATCGCATTGATGTGCTCGTGAATAATGCAGGTATTACTCGAGACGCTTTACTTCAGGATATGCTGGAAAAAGATTGGGACAGCGTCATTGATGTAAACCTGAAAGCGGTCTTTTTATTAACTCAAAGCGTCGCTCCGGTCATGCTAAATCAAGGTACCGGGAGCATCGTGAATATCTCTTCTATCGTAGGTACCGATGGGAATATTGGTCAGAGTAATTATGCTGCCAGTAAAGGCGGTGTCATCTCAATGAGTAAAGGGTGGGCGAAAGAACTCGCTCGAAAAGGTGCACAAATACGTGTGAATTGCGTTGCTCCCGGGTTCATTGTCACCGATATGACCAAAGACCTACCAGAGAAAGTGATCAAAATGATGGAAGGAAAAACACCATTAGGGCGTATGGGCTCAGTGCGAGATATCGCCAATGGTGTGGCCTTTTTAGCATCAGATAAGAGTGAATTCATTACTGGACAAGTGCTGAAAATAGATGGTGGTTTAGTTTTGTAG
- the yghU gene encoding glutathione-dependent disulfide-bond oxidoreductase, which produces MSNEYIPPKVWTNDSENGGQWASINRPDSGARHEQELPVGEHPFQLYSMGTPNGQKVTIMFEELLAAGVKEAEYDAHLIKIGDSDQFGSGFVAVNPNSKIPALVDRSGEEPVNVFESGNILFYLAEKFGLFLPKEGAKRAEVMNWLFWLQGSAPYLGGGFGHFYAYAPEKFEYPINRFTMEAKRQLDVLDKRLANHEFLAGDEYSIADIATWPWYGNLVLGRAYDAAEFLDVNSYGHVVRWAKAIEQREAVKRGRIVNRTWGEEGEYLAERHSAQDIDNVLELKF; this is translated from the coding sequence ATGTCAAACGAGTACATACCACCAAAAGTTTGGACAAACGACAGTGAAAATGGCGGCCAATGGGCAAGCATCAACCGTCCGGACTCAGGCGCACGTCATGAGCAAGAATTACCCGTTGGTGAACATCCATTCCAGTTATATTCCATGGGGACTCCAAACGGTCAGAAAGTCACCATTATGTTTGAAGAGCTGTTGGCTGCTGGTGTGAAAGAAGCGGAATACGACGCACATTTGATTAAAATCGGTGATAGTGACCAGTTTGGTTCCGGGTTTGTCGCAGTAAACCCAAATTCAAAAATTCCTGCGTTAGTTGATCGTTCTGGCGAAGAGCCAGTGAATGTTTTTGAATCTGGCAACATTCTTTTCTACTTAGCGGAAAAATTTGGCCTGTTCTTACCTAAAGAGGGCGCAAAGCGGGCGGAAGTAATGAATTGGCTGTTCTGGCTACAAGGTTCTGCGCCCTACCTGGGTGGTGGTTTTGGGCATTTTTATGCCTATGCGCCAGAGAAGTTCGAATATCCCATCAACCGCTTTACCATGGAAGCGAAGCGTCAACTGGATGTTTTGGACAAGCGTTTAGCAAACCATGAGTTTTTAGCTGGCGACGAATACAGTATCGCGGATATTGCTACGTGGCCGTGGTATGGCAACTTAGTGTTAGGACGAGCTTACGATGCGGCAGAGTTTTTAGATGTAAACAGCTACGGGCACGTGGTTCGTTGGGCTAAAGCCATTGAACAACGCGAAGCGGTAAAACGTGGTCGCATCGTTAACCGAACTTGGGGTGAAGAAGGCGAGTATCTCGCAGAGCGACATAGCGCACAAGATATTGACAACGTGTTAGAACTAAAATTCTAA
- a CDS encoding peroxiredoxin, whose product MIQQGQALPSATVSELTADGMANHDVTELFANKKVVLFAVPGAFTPTCSEAHLPGYVVLADQLKAKGVDLIACIATNDAFVMHAWGEAQNASEIMMLGDGDASFTKALGLEMDTGSFGGIRSQRYAMIVENGVVTTLNVEEPQKFEVSNAETILAAL is encoded by the coding sequence ATGATTCAACAAGGCCAAGCACTACCTTCTGCAACTGTCAGTGAACTAACAGCCGATGGCATGGCAAATCACGACGTAACTGAGCTGTTTGCGAATAAAAAAGTAGTGCTGTTTGCTGTACCGGGCGCGTTCACTCCGACTTGTTCAGAAGCTCACTTACCAGGCTATGTTGTTCTAGCAGACCAGCTAAAAGCAAAAGGCGTTGATCTTATCGCATGTATCGCAACAAATGATGCATTTGTTATGCATGCTTGGGGTGAAGCTCAAAATGCTTCTGAGATTATGATGCTGGGTGACGGTGATGCTAGCTTCACCAAAGCACTTGGTCTGGAAATGGATACTGGCAGTTTTGGTGGTATTCGCTCGCAACGTTACGCGATGATTGTTGAGAATGGTGTCGTGACCACACTTAATGTTGAAGAACCACAGAAGTTTGAAGTGAGCAACGCAGAGACGATTCTTGCTGCACTTTAA